A part of candidate division KSB1 bacterium genomic DNA contains:
- a CDS encoding nuclease, whose protein sequence is NQNNSPEEVETVARIVADLLKPAIEWTNENGRIKTLGTKDILIVAPYNAQVGALQNRLPEIRVGTVDKFQGQEAPVVIYSMASSSAEDAPRGMGFLYSPNRLNVATSRARCICILVAAARLLEPDCRTPEQMRWANGLCRFRELATVVNI, encoded by the coding sequence AACCAGAATAATTCTCCCGAAGAGGTCGAAACAGTCGCACGGATTGTTGCAGACTTGCTCAAACCCGCTATTGAATGGACGAACGAAAACGGGCGAATTAAAACACTTGGCACAAAAGACATCCTGATCGTCGCGCCTTATAACGCGCAGGTTGGCGCCCTGCAAAACCGCTTGCCTGAAATCAGGGTCGGTACGGTCGATAAATTTCAGGGCCAGGAAGCGCCCGTAGTTATTTACTCGATGGCAAGCTCATCGGCGGAAGATGCTCCGCGAGGCATGGGTTTCTTGTATAGTCCGAACCGCCTCAACGTGGCTACCAGCCGGGCACGCTGTATTTGCATCCTGGTGGCTGCAGCGCGTTTACTCGAACCGGATTGCCGCACCCCGGAGCAAATGCGTTGGGCGAACGGGCTGTGCCGGTTCAGGGAGCTTGCCACCGTTGTTAATATCTAG
- a CDS encoding LysM peptidoglycan-binding domain-containing protein has product MKRISMFIFLVAAMTVSHLFGGIKDKLGLGLNINAHKLYGDTRSGSLGLSGGNLLLRYRLKPALFLESELGLLRLSTQINGTTLDTDMLNFGVKAGYTFLTSQIYQPFIYVGLGALNFSDNSGRFWDGYAALGAGTEFFASTSLAVNVTADFRYTSGDGFDGGLSGWRTDGFLNLGLGFIYHFNRHSNQGEPYITVPEFDPFYFEVAEANVEEEIEGIVESTDQELNMQTLLSLMEQEQASKVEENAMTLEDDILPEPETTRETVVHRGAEIESWVYTVQPNDWLSKIAAIFYGDPMAYARIAQDNHDVIQNPEKIYAGQKLLVKIQKGMPVFYRVKKGESLSIIANRFYGDPMKFKDIFLANQDAIEDPDIIYPGQVLKIFLTKN; this is encoded by the coding sequence ATGAAACGGATTTCTATGTTTATTTTTTTGGTCGCCGCAATGACTGTCAGTCACTTGTTTGGCGGAATAAAAGATAAACTCGGACTGGGATTAAACATAAACGCGCATAAACTTTATGGCGACACACGAAGCGGTAGTTTAGGGCTAAGCGGTGGGAATTTGCTTTTGCGGTATCGTTTAAAACCTGCCCTTTTCTTAGAGTCTGAATTGGGATTGCTTAGACTTTCGACCCAAATAAATGGCACCACCCTGGATACCGATATGCTGAACTTTGGTGTCAAAGCAGGCTATACATTTCTTACATCTCAAATTTACCAGCCTTTCATATACGTTGGGCTTGGAGCACTTAACTTTTCAGACAATAGCGGACGTTTCTGGGATGGTTACGCAGCTTTAGGCGCAGGCACGGAATTTTTCGCTTCAACCTCTCTCGCTGTAAATGTCACAGCAGATTTTCGTTATACCAGCGGCGATGGTTTCGATGGTGGGCTCTCTGGATGGCGCACAGATGGTTTTCTTAACCTGGGTCTGGGCTTTATTTATCACTTTAATCGCCACTCAAACCAGGGTGAACCGTACATCACGGTTCCTGAATTCGACCCTTTTTATTTTGAAGTTGCCGAAGCCAATGTTGAAGAAGAAATAGAGGGCATTGTTGAATCGACTGATCAGGAATTGAATATGCAAACCTTGCTGTCATTAATGGAGCAAGAACAGGCTTCCAAAGTGGAAGAAAATGCCATGACCCTGGAGGATGATATTCTGCCTGAGCCGGAGACAACAAGGGAAACCGTGGTTCATCGGGGTGCTGAAATTGAAAGTTGGGTTTATACAGTGCAGCCTAATGACTGGCTGTCTAAAATTGCCGCAATCTTTTACGGGGATCCCATGGCCTATGCAAGAATTGCACAAGACAATCACGATGTTATTCAAAATCCGGAAAAGATTTATGCAGGTCAGAAGCTGCTGGTTAAGATCCAAAAAGGGATGCCTGTCTTTTACAGGGTGAAAAAGGGAGAATCGCTCTCTATAATTGCCAACAGGTTTTACGGGGATCCCATGAAATTCAAAGATATTTTCTTGGCGAATCAGGATGCTATCGAAGATCCCGACATCATCTATCCGGGTCAAGTACTCAAAATTTTTCTTACCAAGAATTAA
- a CDS encoding glycosyl hydrolase produces MAKVTRFCILVFCVFVSSYGFSADKKDDGLLSDTTFAGLKLRGIGPAFMSGRIADIAINPSDPSQWYVAVGSGGVWKTNNASTTWQPIFDDQPSYSVGCVSIDPNEHTVIWVGTGENVGGRHVGYGDGIYRSADGGASWENMGLKETHHISKIIVHPENSDILWVAAQGPLWSKGGERGLYKTTDGGKKWKKVLGDDEWTGVTDILIDPRKPDQLYAATWQRHRNVAAYMGGGPGSGIHRSGDGGETWEKLSNGLPESNMGKIGLAISPQNPDVLYAAIELDRRTGGVYRSANRGVSWTKQSDAVSGATGPHYYQELYASPHQFDRLYLVDSRMQISNDGGKTFTRMKEQFKHGDNHALAFRSDDPDYLLVGTDGGLFESFDLAENWRYVANLPVTQFYKVALDDAEPFYNIYGGTQDNSTQGGPSRTVHSLGIRNSDWYRTLGGDGHQPATEPGNPNIVYSESQQGFLSRIDVTTGEILSIQPQPEAGESYERFNWDSPILVSPHSPTRIYFASQRVWRSDNRGDSWTPISDDLTRNQERVTLPIMEQTWSWDAPWDVSAMSNYNTITSLAESPLQEGLIYAGNDDGLIHVTGDGGQNWRRINVGDLPNVPATAFVNDVKADLFDVNTVYIALDNHKFGDLNPYLLKSRDRGKSWRSIKGNIPDRTLVWRLVQDHVNSNLLFAATEFGIYFTIDGGTKWIKLTGGVPTISFRDLAIQRRENDLVCASFGRGFYIFDDYSVLRHVSEQQLNQEATLFPVRKTWWYIQRRLGVIGGASHFTAPNPPYGAVFTYYLKDEIKTPKALRKEKEKKQTEDKQPVTFPGWDKVEAERRQEDPQIWLTVKDNEGSIIRRLKGENKAGFQRIAWDLRFPPTDAVSSEADLSGDFTGAMVAPGNYTVTLSKQVDGNSTDLSEPVPFTVERMYEGALAGADPKETAAWWKETARLKKSTSAASRVLDKAIKRVTLLQKALIRTTSAPGKLDSELHRIKQSLLTLDEQLNGNRSKREIGEKNNPTIARRLNAANSFNSTYGPTPMQKRSLEIAATEFKELKKNLENIINMELPKIEDALKAAGAPWIDGQPIPEY; encoded by the coding sequence ATGGCTAAAGTGACCAGGTTTTGCATTTTGGTTTTTTGTGTGTTTGTCTCTTCGTACGGATTTTCCGCGGACAAGAAAGACGATGGTCTGCTATCAGACACGACATTTGCCGGATTAAAACTACGCGGTATCGGACCGGCTTTCATGTCCGGGCGAATCGCTGATATCGCCATCAATCCCAGCGATCCCAGTCAGTGGTATGTTGCTGTGGGCTCAGGCGGTGTCTGGAAAACCAATAATGCCAGCACCACCTGGCAGCCGATCTTCGACGATCAGCCGTCCTACTCCGTTGGCTGTGTCAGCATCGATCCCAATGAGCACACTGTCATTTGGGTTGGTACAGGGGAAAATGTTGGCGGCCGTCATGTCGGCTATGGCGATGGAATTTACCGCAGCGCGGACGGCGGCGCCAGTTGGGAAAATATGGGCTTAAAAGAAACCCATCACATTTCAAAAATCATCGTCCATCCCGAAAACTCCGATATTTTGTGGGTTGCGGCCCAGGGACCGCTGTGGTCAAAAGGGGGGGAACGCGGGCTATATAAAACTACCGATGGCGGCAAAAAATGGAAAAAAGTCTTAGGCGATGATGAATGGACGGGTGTGACGGATATCTTAATCGATCCGCGAAAACCGGATCAGTTGTACGCTGCGACCTGGCAGCGTCACCGTAACGTTGCCGCATACATGGGAGGAGGCCCGGGATCAGGCATTCACCGTTCCGGCGACGGCGGCGAAACCTGGGAAAAGCTCAGCAACGGTTTACCCGAGTCAAATATGGGTAAAATAGGTTTGGCAATTTCGCCGCAAAATCCAGACGTGCTCTATGCGGCCATCGAACTGGATCGCCGCACCGGCGGTGTGTACCGCTCTGCCAATCGCGGCGTTTCATGGACAAAACAATCCGATGCGGTTTCCGGCGCTACCGGCCCGCATTATTATCAGGAGCTCTACGCCAGCCCGCATCAATTTGATCGGCTTTACCTGGTGGATTCGCGCATGCAAATCTCAAATGACGGCGGCAAAACTTTTACCCGCATGAAAGAACAATTTAAACATGGGGATAACCATGCTTTAGCTTTCCGGTCCGATGATCCGGATTATTTGTTGGTAGGTACAGATGGCGGACTCTTCGAGAGTTTTGACCTCGCCGAAAACTGGCGCTATGTTGCCAACCTGCCGGTCACGCAATTTTATAAAGTTGCCCTGGACGACGCAGAGCCCTTTTACAATATTTACGGCGGCACCCAGGATAATTCAACCCAGGGTGGTCCCTCCCGCACCGTTCATTCGTTAGGTATTCGAAACTCTGACTGGTATCGGACCCTGGGCGGCGATGGCCACCAGCCGGCAACCGAACCCGGGAATCCCAATATTGTTTATTCGGAATCCCAGCAAGGCTTTCTGTCACGCATTGACGTCACCACCGGCGAGATTCTTTCAATACAGCCGCAACCTGAGGCCGGTGAAAGCTATGAACGGTTTAACTGGGATTCCCCGATTCTGGTCAGTCCCCACTCGCCGACACGCATATATTTTGCTTCACAACGGGTCTGGCGTTCCGATAATCGCGGTGACAGCTGGACCCCGATCTCGGACGACCTGACCCGCAATCAGGAACGAGTTACACTCCCCATTATGGAGCAGACCTGGAGCTGGGATGCCCCTTGGGACGTCAGTGCCATGTCCAACTACAATACCATCACTTCACTGGCTGAGTCACCCTTACAGGAAGGTTTGATCTACGCCGGCAACGACGACGGCCTCATTCATGTGACCGGAGACGGGGGCCAAAACTGGCGCCGAATTAATGTGGGTGACTTACCGAATGTTCCCGCAACGGCCTTTGTCAATGATGTCAAAGCCGATTTATTCGATGTCAATACCGTTTATATTGCGCTTGATAATCATAAATTTGGCGACCTGAATCCTTATTTGTTAAAAAGCAGGGATCGCGGAAAAAGCTGGCGCTCCATTAAAGGCAACATTCCGGATCGTACTCTGGTTTGGCGTTTGGTGCAGGATCACGTCAATTCGAATCTGTTATTTGCCGCTACCGAGTTTGGTATTTACTTTACGATTGACGGCGGTACAAAATGGATAAAACTCACCGGCGGCGTCCCGACAATTTCATTCCGCGACCTCGCCATTCAGCGTCGAGAAAATGACCTGGTTTGCGCATCCTTTGGCCGCGGTTTTTATATTTTCGATGACTACAGCGTTTTACGCCATGTTTCCGAACAGCAATTAAACCAGGAAGCTACCCTATTCCCTGTTCGTAAAACCTGGTGGTATATCCAGCGTCGACTTGGAGTTATTGGCGGGGCATCCCATTTTACCGCCCCAAACCCGCCTTATGGCGCTGTGTTCACCTATTATCTGAAAGACGAAATAAAAACCCCAAAGGCCCTGCGCAAGGAGAAAGAAAAAAAACAGACTGAGGACAAACAACCGGTTACCTTTCCCGGCTGGGACAAAGTAGAAGCTGAAAGAAGACAGGAAGACCCGCAGATCTGGTTAACTGTAAAAGACAACGAAGGGAGTATAATCAGGCGATTAAAGGGTGAAAATAAGGCGGGTTTTCAGCGCATTGCCTGGGATCTACGCTTTCCACCTACAGATGCTGTCAGCAGCGAAGCAGACTTAAGCGGCGATTTTACCGGCGCCATGGTTGCTCCGGGTAATTACACCGTTACCCTGTCAAAGCAGGTCGATGGCAACAGCACTGATTTGTCTGAACCGGTACCTTTTACTGTTGAGCGGATGTATGAAGGGGCTTTGGCAGGCGCAGACCCAAAAGAAACCGCCGCCTGGTGGAAGGAGACAGCACGGCTTAAAAAGTCTACTTCTGCTGCCTCTCGAGTGTTGGATAAGGCAATAAAAAGAGTAACGTTACTACAAAAGGCTTTAATTCGCACAACATCGGCTCCCGGAAAACTGGATAGCGAGTTGCACCGGATTAAACAAAGCTTACTGACGCTTGATGAGCAGTTGAATGGCAACCGTTCCAAGCGGGAAATCGGTGAAAAAAATAACCCGACAATTGCACGTCGGCTGAATGCGGCTAATTCATTTAATTCAACTTACGGCCCGACCCCGATGCAAAAACGCAGCCTGGAAATTGCGGCTACGGAATTTAAGGAATTAAAGAAAAATCTGGAAAATATTATCAACATGGAGCTGCCTAAAATTGAGGATGCCTTAAAAGCTGCCGGTGCGCCATGGATTGATGGACAACCTATACCGGAGTATTGA